The Astatotilapia calliptera chromosome 8, fAstCal1.2, whole genome shotgun sequence nucleotide sequence ttggctgaagctaaagcttagctaaaaccctaccagccatttggctgctctccgggttttaaaggtagaaaagccaaatggctgctctccgggAGTTTATAAGAATggcagctggaaaaaaaaaaatctatgtgcGCTACTACAAACAACGCCTGTAATCTTGATGTTTATGTCCACATTGAGACCTGAGCTTCTTAACAATGTCTCCGTCCTCTCATCCGCAAACCAGTCATGACACATGGCTGCCActccccgagcctggttctgctggaggcttcttcctgttaaaagggagtttttcattcccactgtcATTTGACTGCcggagttttctctgtattattgtagagtctttaccttacaatataaaccaTCTTGAGatgactgctgctgtgattggtgcaatataaataatGTTGAATTGTACTGGAAATCAAATTTTCAGGTCATTTAATAAAATGACCTATTGCCTTAAAGCTGCACTGATTGAAtacttttataataaaaatgtgatttatatGACATTGAAtgtttcaaattcaaatgtttctttcagATTTTGATGATGACCAAATCTAAGCTAAAAGGAGATTGAATAACGGACTTCCATGGTAGGGAATGGCAACTTCAAATGAATGCTTGTGTTTATCTGTCCTgcgtcaaagtcaaagtcagctGGCGGATGCTGTACATGAGCTGATGGCTCAGCTGCCACCCTTCTATGCATCAACACGGCAAATCAAGCCTGCCAATGTgcatctgcaagctgctttgcaacccacctccaccccagCTTCtcctttttcatgcttttcataAGACTTGTATTGCGGCAGTTGAGTAATTTCATGACACAGTTAAGTGGTGCaaattcaaaacacacacaaaagcatatGCATTGCTTATGTATGTTTGTTGCCTGAATAGCATCAAAAACGTTAGATAGCGTAGGTTAGATTACTAGAAATTATAGGTGTTCTGCTGCCGTATTGCTAGCTGACAGCCAAGGAGCTGGTGTACTTTATTACATACCTAATGTAATAAAGTACACCTCATAATGAGTTCCTGCTCGAACTGGGCTTCATCATTTGTTTACAGCACAACAGGACTCCAGAGCTAGTCAGAAGGATGTTAACGATCAATGGCCAGTGGAAGCCTATATTTACTTAGAATAGTATCATAAAATGATGTAATTCAGCCCTTTTATTGGGTTGTAAATTCTGTTTCActgtcacatttacattttggtAACAGCATGAAGCCCGAGAGAGGAGGATAGAGAGggtgagaaggagagagagcaggATGAAGATAGCAAAAGTAGCAAAAGCTCAAAAAGAAACCGATAAGAACAGACATGCAGTCAAAGATCTGATATTGTGATATCCTGTGCTGATTCTATACACTAAGGGAGAAGTTATATGAATTTCAAATTTTAATGCAAAAGCAACTCCATTACCAGTTTGCTTTCTGTGCACGTATATGGAgtgtgagtgtttttgtgtttgcttgtttattgttttttatgtcAGTACTGAATTGTGCTATTTTCGTGGcttacagaaaaatgaaactgaaaaatgttgtGCATGTTTCTCGTCTTATCTGCTTTACTACAAAACAACTGAGCCTTTGCCACAGGCTTGATAACTGAACTGTCCACCAGATTATAGCTGATCTGCTGCTATGTTGAGATGGATGTACaggttccttcctgttaaaaggcagtttttccttcccactgtcgccaaatgcttgctcataagataagataacctttattagtcccacacgtagGAAATTTGGATAGGAGAGCTtttgattgttggagttttctctgtattattgtagagtctttaccttacaatatttaAACTTCCTTGGGTGTTTTAGCGCTGTAAAAAccagaattgaattgaaagaaCTCTTAAATTGCCACACACAGGTCTGTTATAATGCGTTTTGTATGTGATAACAAAAGCAAATCTTTTAATGagattattttcatatttacttCAGTAAAATTATGAtaagtaaactttatttacatttattcaaaGAAAGcctaaagtttaaaataaacacatattaAAGCACTCTGGGGATGCAGCAAATGGAACCCTGACTTTTGGGGCAGGTAAATATACCTTCCAACTTCAGTGCATTGCATTTAAACGCTTAGTTTTCCAGTAATGTGGAGGAACAGTGCTTAGCTGGAATAGTTCCAGCAAGCCATTGCTTTTAGCCTCTGTTTCCATCTTCTAACATCTCTTATGATCACACTTTTCCTTTCAGCATATGACCTGCACATGCTCCAAGCTAGTGGCATTTGCATGGATTACGGACGTTTGGATCCTCATTTGTTTGTGCACACTGTTTACTTCATTTCAGCGGAGCTATCAGCCATGCTGACGTTTGTGCAAAGCTGCTATGAGCCCTCTGAGGTGAGAATGGACAGATGATGAAAATATTTCCATCTGATGAGTCTTTTTTTGAAACATTCAGAAGGTGGACTAATTCTTTTTACAGAAGAAATGTTTGTCTTCAAGCAGCTCTCCCCGATCTCTGAGAAAAACCAGAAGGGGAAGTCTGGAACCTAACCTTGCCACAGGCTGGCTTGAATTTGGATTAGGATCGTGGGTTTGAGCTGCGTTCTCtgtggattttcttttgtttttacacctcCATCGGTTTGAGGACTATATATTCAGATCTCTGTCCCAGGATGGAGAATCAAATCCTGGACATGGTGTCTGATCAGAATTTAGAGGAGCTTCCAAACATGGAGCCAGACGCAGGCGAGATGCAAAAGccagaggaggagcagcaggacGAAGCTGACCCTGATCCCCAACCTGAATCTAGTCAGGAGACAATGCAGACGAGAAGCGGCCCTCCACCGCTGGCTGTCATTGAGTTCCGCATTCAGCAGCTTCAGAACCGCCGTTTCCTCCTGCAGAAGATGAGGGAATTTACCAAAAAGTCAGAGCAAAAGATGGACAGCGCTCCAAAGCAAAGTGAgtcagattaaaaaaacccGACAGTTGGTGGTTGTTCCTATAAAAGGAAACCATTGTTAGGGTGCATGTTGACATATATTCATCAGCAGTTGACTTAAACAGCAACTTTACTTCATACACAAAAAGCTAAGAATCTAAAACTAGTGTGGCTGTAACTTACAGCCGATTCTGTGACTTGTGTTAGCTCATAAAACAAGCAATCTAATGCAGTAATCACTGAGTTAATGGACCAAGCAGCTTACTGTGCGTCAGTTTAACCTTTGGGGTACTTTgtatgatgtcatcagcaaacatCGAGGATGACGATGACAGCGAAGACGAGCTGGAGACCATTCAGaaagagctgaatgtgctgctgCTTAAAAAGGAGGAGCTGTCGAAAGAGGAAGAGACTGCCACACCCACAGAAAACGGAGGTACGCTTAATTTCCACACTTTCTCATctcaccttttttgtttttgttttttatttaaagcacCCTGAAATCAAATTtgaatattaatgatcaagaaactgacacCAAAGCCTGTTGCTTGCcactttcagtcattatgcaaatgtactgtttataaggctgGGAAACGTTTTCTCACTTGGATGACTGACGAAACGTCCCTCCCAGTGAAAACATTcgttccagatgaacagaatcaacttttttggGAGGCGGCCttcagcaattttttttaaatccaatgtTATTtgcacaaaatcacaacaaccttTGCCTGTCATAAGTTTGTGCTCCAGGTGAGGCTCGAACTCACAACCTCGGCATCACTCTGCAGGTTACTGTCTTATAAGTACCGCGCGCTGACCGATTGCGCCACTGGAGCCCCTGTAAGCTTTTCTTGAGGTATAGACTTGatggctttctgaaggtctttcaacgcttttctttggacattggctgctttttcattcatttttagccCAGTTCTTTTTATTTGACCATTTCTATAAGAAAGAAGTCACTTAATACTAACACATCAAACATTCAAGTATAAAAAGACACCTAActataacagacaacttagtaCAGAACCAATTCAAAACAGGATCTTTAGGGACTTTGTTACTAGTACATAAGTCATTCCTATTACTTTACTTGAATCtgcagaaaataacaaaaagcttGGGCTATCTCTTTTGGTGTGCAGTGCGcatttaaaagatttgaaaCAACTGGAGATGTCTTCGACAAAAGAAGATGTGGCATGGGTAAAAACTATCCACAGGAAATGAACGGTAACtggaagaaacagaaaagaatttgagcctgagagatAGATTTGACCCTTCACTTGatcagaaaaagaagagaaacagggagaaaaggctgagataTGGCAAATTacacaaggactggactggaaATGAAAGCTATTGGGTGTTTTGGAGTGATGAATCTTTGAAGTCATCATAAATATTATTGAAGCAGCttaggatcatcttgacagaaaacagaacaaagaagagctttgaatttccttcaagaaacctggaggactattcctgaagactacttaaaaaaatgaaatgaaagctgCTTAGAAGAAGgttgtgctgaagaataaaggcacTCATGCCAAagactgactttcaagctcattaaaaTGAGCTCGCcatactctgtttttgcctcatatACATGGTTATTtgcatgtttcagtaaatcatTGCTTTAATTTCCCAttttgcaaaatataaagaaattagcggtggctcaagacttttgcacagtatatTCAGTATTCCTTACATATTTATATCTTCAAAATTGGGTAACTCACAGGAAGCGAGAGGCACACGGATGTATAATTAGTACTGAAAACCACAGATGAAAAATGTTGGATTAAACTGTCCCTTTAGAAACGACTGCCCCTCCccaagcctggttctgctggacgtttcttcctcttaaaagggagttttttcttcccactttcATCAAAGTTCctgctcatagagggtcatatgattattttctttgtgttattttaggatctttaccttacaatgtaaagcgaCTTGAGGcatataaacaaaactaaattgAATGGATTTGAAAGTATGAAAACTTTCATACTGTTACCAGtttatgaagaaaataatattcttttccctttttgtgtCCGTCTGTGTTTAATATATAATGATACACTGTCAGATTTTCATGttaaacatattaaaataatcagtgaAAGTGATGTAAAGGTAATCTGAAATGGAGATAATGGCATTTTAGGGGAGGGGCTTCATAGAGTAATGCGTTCATGGCTGAAGTGAAATAGACAGaatgagattttcttttaaacatggCCCATTTAAAGCTAAAGTTTgaactgcttttgttttattcttttttaatcaCCAAGTTCATCAAGCAGACCCCAgtttttataaaaatgaaacacCCTGGGGAGGGATCTACACGCTGCCGCCTGCAGAGGTGACCCAGGAGGAGAGCATAGAACCCGAAGACCCCGAAGACCCTGAAGACCCTGAAGAACCTGTAGAACCTGTAGAAACTGAACCTGAAATACCAATAGAAACACCAGAAGATGACATCGCTCCAGGTGTGTTACACTTTTCCTCTACGACACAAACTAGTGTTTATATATGTCGACACATGGTTCCCTCTTTCTTTGAATATTGTGTAACTTTTTGGACAGATATTGCTGCAATGAAATATTTCCTTGTATACTGAATGCATCTGTTTACTAGCTGTACTGTATAAACACGCCGACacctgcatttgaataaaaccagggggctgtttttggtttttaattaaGCTCATTccagtttttctctctttttgtctctttcccCGGCAAAGTTGAAACTCTGTGCAGAGACGCCGGGCTCACCCAGTGTCCGACCTGCAAAGAGCTCATCATCACACAAACCCAAAGGAAAGTGGGCGAGACAACTTGGTTAGCGTGCTGCTTGTGCTCCATGTTAGGGTACGTCTTCTACCTGACCAGGATGATGTCAAAAAATTCATTCATTAAGAACGCATGCACATGATACAAGGCACACTGTAGCACTAACTAATAGCACCAAAAACAGTCGCCTCAGAATGATCTGTGacctttccttctctttctaACAGCTGTGTTGGCGGCTGCTGTATAATCCCTTTCTGCATGAAAAACTTCAAGGACGTTCTTCACCAGTGTCCACACTGTCAGTCCACAATACACACCTTCAAGCCATTCTGACAACAAGATTACTGGAGTAACAACAATACAATCCTCACTTCCTGCACTTGAGAGACTTTTCCTGCGTCTTGGAGCTGCTTGGGTCCAAACAGCCTTTGCTGCCCTGCAGTATTGCTGTCAAACTTTGACCTGCGAGCTGGAATAATATGGGACTGTGCACAACACCTGGAGAACTTTAGAACTTTTTTTTGGCATTGATGCTACATCTGTACTGTCCAAAGGCTCAGGATAGCAGAGCTGCTGTAAATAGTTCCTCTCCCTCTGAAAATCTGCTCATAATTCAGTGAGATATAGCTAAAGGATGTATGTTATCTGCTTATTCTATCTTCCAGTAAGCAGATGCAAATAGTGGTATTCAAATATTACTCCCTTCAACAGTTTGACGGCTACATGTTTGTTCCTCTTAGCCAGAAATAACTTTGAGCAAACTCAAATCTAGGATCAAGATCTTCATGCTGCTATTTTTTGATCAATTATCTGACCGGTTTCCTTGATGAAGTGTATTTGTTGTACATACAGTTCTGTACAGATGCAAATGATTCACGCAGTGCCACAACAGCTTCACAAAATGCTGTTTGCTATGAGATAATCACTCCAACTCAGTGACTGAATGATCTCCTATTACACCAGGCACTTGGTGATAGTAGGGAGGAAGAACcctcttttattgtgaaaaagtattttctctgatttcttttctttttacacatatttgtCACACAAGTAAATTTTAATAGTAGTCAAAAATAACCAgaataattacaaaatgcaatttttttatgatttcatTCAAAAAGGGAAAAGGGCTAACCCAACCAGGCTGGCACAATGTGAAAAACTGATTGCCCCCCAGTTTTTAAATCATAAATTAACTACATTTttagctgatttcagtttgtctaGCTACACTggagggcagcacggtggctgccctatgacagctgggataggctccagcacccccagcgaccctgaaaaggataagcaaaagcgaatggatggatggatcgcTACACTGGATCACCACTGGAAAAGTGGTGAACCTTCCAAGGAGGTTCATGATTGAAAAATGGAATCCACTGCTGAGCAAAACGGGGGGCAAAAGGCTTCATCAAATGTtttgatgatccccaagacttttgATGAAAAATTCTCTGGCTTGATGAGACAGGATTGGAGTCCCATTACATCTGACGCAAAACCATCACGGCATTTCATAAAACACCaaaccaacagtcaaacatggaggTGTTGTGTGATGGTccggggctgctttgctgctttggGACCTGGATGACTTGCTGTAAGTGacggaaccatgaattctgctcccAGGAGAATATCCCTCCATTAGTTTGTGCCCTGAAGCCTAAGCAGACTTGgtttatgcagcaggacaatcgTAAATAAACCAGTAAGTCCACCTCTGATTGGCTCCAATTACTAGTAAGGACTCAAATCCAACTGACAGACTTTGTACAGATCATAAAGAGGACATTAATGttcaaaaatgttcaaatatggctg carries:
- the LOC113028624 gene encoding lipopolysaccharide-induced tumor necrosis factor-alpha factor homolog; this translates as MENQILDMVSDQNLEELPNMEPDAGEMQKPEEEQQDEADPDPQPESSQETMQTRSGPPPLAVIEFRIQQLQNRRFLLQKMREFTKKSEQKMDSAPKQTNIEDDDDSEDELETIQKELNVLLLKKEELSKEEETATPTENGVHQADPSFYKNETPWGGIYTLPPAEVTQEESIEPEDPEDPEDPEEPVEPVETEPEIPIETPEDDIAPVETLCRDAGLTQCPTCKELIITQTQRKVGETTWLACCLCSMLGCVGGCCIIPFCMKNFKDVLHQCPHCQSTIHTFKPF